The DNA segment GATGATTAAAGAAGACCATCGGCCCACACTAACCAAGTGGTTGGCCTGGTGATTTTTGCTTAGATAATTTTTATAAATATCGATGGTAAAAATGGTGGATGCGCTGTTGACAAGGGAAGCAAGGGTGCTCATTACAGCACCGAGCAAGGCAGCCAACATAAATCCCCTTAATCCTTGGGGCAAAAGGTTTTTTATCAATACCGGATAGGCTCCATCGCCGGTTGCAATTTGATCTTTATACAAAATAGAAGCGATGATACCCGGAAAGACTATGATAAAAGGAATAATAATTTTCATACTGGCAGCAAACAAAATGCCCTTTTGTCCTTCAGCCAGGTTTTGTGCTGCGAGTGTTCGTTGTGTAATAAATTGATTTAATCCCCAATAAAACAGGTTAGGAATCCAAAGTCCACCGACAAAAACGGCCACCCAAGGCATTTCAGGGTGATCTGCAGGTAGAACAGTATGCAATTTATCGGAGGCTTTGGAAACAAACACCTCCCAACCACCAATGGCATCCATTCCGAGGTAGGTAACGAGGGCACCACCTAGTAGCAAAGCACCACCTTGAAACAAATCGCTCCAAACTACCGCTTTCAAACCACCCCAAATGGTGTAAATTCCGGAGAGTGCAGCAATAATTAAAATTCCCTGAAGGGTATCGAGGCCATAAAGAACATTTAAAGCAAGTGCACCGCTATATAAAACGGTAGCTAATGCCACAAAGATGTAAGCCAGCATCATCAATCCTGCCATTAAACCTCTTGCAGTCTTGTTATAACGGTATTCTAAAAATTCGGGTATAGTGTAAATGCCACTTTTTAAAAACCGTGGCAAAAGAAAATAAGCAACGATAACCAAGGTAATGGCAGCCATCCATTCATAACTGGCAATGGCCAAACCTAGTTCGTATCCTCTTCCGGCCATACCTACAAAATGTTCTGTAGAGATATTGGATGCTATTAATGAAAAACCAATTAACCACCAATTTAAACCACGTCCGGCCAGGAAATAATCTTCGGAAGATTCCTCTTTACGCCCTTCCCAAAGCGAATAAAAAATGATAAAAAGAGTAAATCCGAAGAAACAGATGGTATCAAAAAGGTTAAAACCTTGAAGAATCTGAGTTTGAATAAGGGTGGTAAACATGGGTCCAAACATAAGATAAAAAGGAATGAGCAATTGTGTTATGTAGAATCATTCCAAATCGAAATATACGAAATTTTTGACAGAACAAAGGTCTTTACCTTTGACATTGAAATTAATTCGAAACCACAAACCACTTGTATTCGTTAAGAGAAGGAAATGACAAAATCATTGAGTAGACAGATATTTTTTATAATAGTTTTTTTATTAGTAATTTTTAGTGATGAAATGGTAATGGCTCAGCCAGTACCTGCCATTGATGAGAATATTCCCTTTCTTGTCACGTTTGGTAAAAAGAGTTCATTGAGCTACGGGGATGATGATTACATACAGATTTTCTTTTTGAGAATTCCGGTAACCTACAAGAATCCCATCTATGTTCGAATTTTTGATCCGGAAGTTGGGGGGGCAAATGATGAAGTCTATGGATCCACAGATACAAAGACCAAATTTTCAGTAATTGGCGGTAATGGTTCCTTTTCAAATCCGGATGCTAAACACATACATCCCAAGGGGAGTTATGCATCAGGCAACTTATTGGCCACAAAAACCTTTGGCAATTCTACCCAATATGACAATGACTGGTTTACGTTTGACCCTATCTATCCAACCGATGGAGAATGGGTAGAATCGGAGAATGCATACATAGTAAAAATAATTGCAGAAGGCGTTGAAGGAGATGATGGAAATTTATACCGTTACTTTTTTTCAACCTCTGCCGAAAAAAACATCCCAATTGAAGGGGCCAATGCCTTTACGTATGAATACACTTTTCGGATGCCTGAAAAAGCAGGGCAAGTTTGTCATTTATACCCTTATATCGATAAAAGTGTTGTTTCGGTTCAGCAACACAACTACGATTGGGACGAAGGTGGTGTAATTAAAATAGTTTCGTACGAGAAAAAAGGAGAATGGGTGGAAATGAGTAAT comes from the Bacteroidia bacterium genome and includes:
- a CDS encoding solute:sodium symporter family transporter — translated: MFTTLIQTQILQGFNLFDTICFFGFTLFIIFYSLWEGRKEESSEDYFLAGRGLNWWLIGFSLIASNISTEHFVGMAGRGYELGLAIASYEWMAAITLVIVAYFLLPRFLKSGIYTIPEFLEYRYNKTARGLMAGLMMLAYIFVALATVLYSGALALNVLYGLDTLQGILIIAALSGIYTIWGGLKAVVWSDLFQGGALLLGGALVTYLGMDAIGGWEVFVSKASDKLHTVLPADHPEMPWVAVFVGGLWIPNLFYWGLNQFITQRTLAAQNLAEGQKGILFAASMKIIIPFIIVFPGIIASILYKDQIATGDGAYPVLIKNLLPQGLRGFMLAALLGAVMSTLASLVNSASTIFTIDIYKNYLSKNHQANHLVSVGRWSSLIIMIFGCIWAPMISKFENVFQYIQMFWGFISPGIVAVFVWGIFWKKVPARAAITGILLNIPVYGLLLYFLPEVAFLHHMAITFLLISAAIVAITLLSPNDKPYQLPELKAMDLQSNTLVKIWSIALVLVIIGLYVRFF